The Afipia massiliensis genome has a segment encoding these proteins:
- a CDS encoding branched-chain amino acid ABC transporter permease, with the protein MKYATNPFVLFGLVVLAVLFGRVIPAWTLSLATVAASKALVALGIVVLARTGNVSFGQGLFYAGGGYGVALIAHSWGLTDAVAQVLIGAVFGGLLGLIIGPLIARYTGIFFGMLTLALSMVLYGALVKTTVLGGSDGFNVGRPTLFGAVFNDPREADFMLYAVSVVATGLAGIFATILFRSQFGLTSLAVRENNLRVEYLGTSANRIVTINFIIAATFAGASGALALMAQRHIDPEFAYWTTSGEFVFIAVLAGTQSVAAVFISAVVLELVRSFSNLYLPNTWQLVLGLFLLAVILFLPRGIGSLWNRKKRTTEAPPEPAIAGKGAAS; encoded by the coding sequence ATGAAATACGCCACAAATCCATTCGTTCTTTTCGGCCTCGTCGTACTCGCTGTGCTGTTCGGCCGCGTGATTCCAGCGTGGACGCTGTCGCTCGCCACCGTCGCCGCATCGAAGGCGCTGGTCGCGCTCGGCATCGTTGTACTGGCGCGCACCGGCAACGTCTCGTTCGGGCAAGGCCTGTTCTATGCCGGAGGCGGCTATGGCGTTGCTCTCATCGCCCACAGCTGGGGCCTGACGGATGCCGTCGCGCAGGTTCTGATCGGCGCGGTGTTCGGCGGTCTGCTCGGCCTGATCATCGGCCCGCTCATTGCCCGTTACACCGGCATCTTCTTCGGCATGCTGACGCTGGCGCTGTCGATGGTGCTCTACGGTGCGCTGGTCAAGACCACCGTGCTTGGCGGCTCCGACGGATTCAACGTGGGCCGCCCCACCCTGTTCGGCGCGGTGTTCAACGATCCACGCGAAGCGGACTTCATGCTCTACGCGGTGTCGGTCGTCGCCACCGGCCTTGCGGGCATCTTCGCAACGATCCTGTTCCGCTCGCAGTTCGGGCTGACAAGCCTCGCAGTGCGTGAAAACAACCTTCGTGTCGAATATCTCGGCACCTCCGCGAACCGCATCGTCACCATCAATTTCATCATCGCGGCAACATTCGCCGGCGCCAGCGGGGCCCTCGCCCTGATGGCCCAGCGACACATCGATCCGGAATTCGCCTACTGGACCACATCCGGCGAATTCGTCTTCATCGCGGTGCTCGCGGGCACGCAGAGCGTCGCCGCGGTGTTCATTTCAGCTGTTGTGCTCGAACTGGTGCGCTCGTTCTCCAATCTCTACCTGCCGAACACATGGCAGCTCGTGCTCGGCCTGTTCCTGCTGGCGGTTATCCTGTTCCTGCCGCGCGGCATCGGATCGCTCTGGAATCGGAAGAAGCGCACGACGGAAGCGCCTCCGGAACCGGCAATCGCCGGGAAAGGAGCGGCATCATGA